One genomic region from Argentina anserina chromosome 2, drPotAnse1.1, whole genome shotgun sequence encodes:
- the LOC126782001 gene encoding ABC transporter G family member 14, with the protein MEVLPPAEVPETPNNNKAAVLAYPAAAAQVNAQSFLQLAMYPITLKFEEVFYKVNMEHKAGLVPWPSSSNKPSSEKNILNGISGLVCPGEILAMLGPSGSGKTTLLTALGGRLHGKLSGKITYNSQPFCGAIKRRTGFVAQDDVLYPHLTVTETLVFTALLRLPNTLTRDEKVQHVEHVISELGLSRCRSSMIGGPLFRGISGGEKKRVSIGQEMLINPSLLLLDEPTSGLDSTTAQRILTTVKRLASGGRTVVTTIHQPSSRLYHMFDKLVLLSEGYPVYYGPASAALEYFSSIGFSTSLPNVNPADLLLDLANGIAPDSKLASDHQQRENMEQDQKTVRKDLVSAYDKNISTRLKAELCGAGLEANNVFNYIKEASSARHDQHHEHYWCTSWWHQFKVLLQRGIRERRFEAFNRLRIFQVLSVAILGGLLWWQTPSSHIEDRIALLFFFSVFWGFYPLYNAVFTFPQERRMLIKERSSGMYRLSSYFLARTVGDLPLELALPTAFVLIIYWMGGLKPDPFTFILSLLVVLYNVLVSQSLGLAIGAILMDIKQATTLASVTTLVFLIAGGYYVQQIPPFIVWLKYLSYSFYCYKLLLGVQYREDDYYECSKGVLCRVGDLPAVKSMGDLNNLWIDVSILALMLLGYRLIAYLALHRVR; encoded by the exons ATGGAAGTTCTGCCGCCGGCGGAGGTGCCTGAAACTCCCAACAACAACAAGGCGGCCGTCCTCGCCTACCCCGCCGCGGCGGCACAAGTTAATGCACAGTCTTTCCTACAACTCGCCATGTACCCTATTACTCTAAAG TTTGAGGAGGTGTTttacaaagtgaacatggagcATAAAGCTGGACTAGTACCGTGGCCCAGTAGTAGTAACAAGCCATCTTCGGAGAAAAACATACTGAACGGAATATCAGGTCTGGTTTGCCCCGGAGAGATACTAGCCATGCTAGGTCCCTCCGGTAGTGGCAAAACCACTCTTCTCACAGCTCTTGGCGGTCGCCTCCACGGCAAGCTCTCCGGCAAAATCACCTACAACTCCCAGCCATTCTGCGGTGCCATCAAACGGAGAACAGGGTTCGTAGCACAGGATGATGTACTATACCCTCACCTCACCGTGACCGAGACTCTCGTCTTCACCGCCCTTCTCAGGCTTCCCAACACCTTAACGCGCGATGAGAAAGTGCAGCACGTGGAGCACGTGATCAGCGAGCTCGGGCTAAGCCGATGTCGGAGCAGCATGATCGGGGGCCCACTGTTTAGGGGAATATCAGGTGGGGAGAAGAAGAGGGTGAGTATTGGACAAGAGATGCTGATAAACCCGAGCTTGCTTTTGCTTGATGAGCCCACGTCGGGTTTGGACTCCACTACGGCTCAAAGGATTCTGACCACCGTCAAGAGGCTTGCAAGTGGGGGCCGGACCGTCGTCACCACCATCCATCAGCCATCGAGCCGCCTCTACCACATGTTTGATAAGCTCGTCTTGCTTTCCGAGGGTTACCCCGTTTACTATGGCCCTGCTTCTGCTGCTCTTGAATATTTTTCCTCGATTGGTTTCTCCACGTCTTTGCCTAATGTCAATCCAGCTGATCTCTTGCTCGATCTTGCTAACG GAATTGCTCCCGATTCGAAACTTGCCTCTGATCATCAACAACGTGAGAACATGGAACAGGATCAGAAGACAGTGAGAAAAGATCTCGTTTCTGCCTACGACAAAAACATTTCCACAAGATTGAAAGCTGAGCTCTGCGGTGCTGGTTTGGAGGCTAACAACGTCTTCAATTACATCAAAGAAGCTTCTTCTGCAA GACACGATCAACATCACGAACATTATTGGTGTACAAGCTGGTGGCACCAGTTCAAGGTACTGCTTCAGAGAGGAATAAGGGAACGACGTTTCGAAGCATTCAACAGGCTAAGAATTTTTCAAGTCCTAAGCGTCGCCATACTCGGTGGACTCCTATGGTGGCAGACCCCTTCCTCCCACATCGAAGATCGAATCGCcttgctcttcttcttctctgtcTTCTGGGGCTTTTACCCCCTCTACAACGCAGTCTTCACATTCCcacaagaaagaagaatgctGATAAAAGAAAGATCTTCCGGCATGTACCGCCTTTCTTCCTACTTCCTAGCCAGAACAGTCGGAGATCTACCACTGGAACTTGCACTCCCCACCGCATTCGTGTTGATAATATACTGGATGGGTGGACTCAAACCCGACCCATTTACATTTATTCTGTCTCTGCTTGTTGTTCTCTACAACGTCCTCGTGTCCCAGAGCCTCGGGTTGGCTATCGGAGCCATTCTCATGGACATAAAGCAAGCCACCACTTTGGCTTCGGTTACAACCCTTGTTTTCCTCATCGCCGGAGGCTACTACGTTCAACAAATTCCTCCTTTCATAGTGTGGCTAAAGTACTTGAGCTATAGCTTCTACTGCTACAAGCTTCTTCTCGGGGTTCAATATCGGGAAGACGATTACTACGAGTGCTCGAAAGGAGTGTTGTGCCGAGTTGGGGACTTGCCTGCCGTGAAGTCAATGGGAGATCTGAACAACTTGTGGATAGATGTCTCCATCCTCGCCCTGATGTTACTAGGCTACCGACTCATTGCTTATCTCGCTTTGCATCGAGTCCGTTAG
- the LOC126783484 gene encoding small nuclear ribonucleoprotein SmD3b, with the protein MSRSLGIPVKLLHEASGHIVTVELKSGELYRGSMIECEDNWNCQLESITYTAKDGKVSQLEHVFIRGSKVRFMVIPDMLKNAPMFKRLDARIKGKGASLGVGRGRAVAMRSKAQAAGRGTTGRGAVPPVRR; encoded by the exons ATGAGCAGAAGCTTGGGAATTCCGGTGAAGCTTCTTCACGAGGCTTCAGGGCACATCGTGACGGTGGAGCTCAAGAGCGGCGAGCTTTACAGAGGAAGCATGATCGAGTGCGAGGACAACTGGAACTGTCAGCTCGAAAGCATCACCTACACCGCCAAG GATGGGAAGGTTTCACAGCTTGAGCATGTTTTCATTCGAGGGAGCAAAGTGAG GTTTATGGTCATCCCGGACATGCTGAAGAATGCTCCAATGTTTAAACGTCTAGATGCTAGAATCAAG GGCAAGGGTGCTTCACTTGGAGTTGGCCGAGGTAGAGCTGTTGCAATGCGGTCTAAA GCTCAGGCTGCTGGTCGTGGAACCACTGGTAGAGGAGCTGTGCCACCGGTACGGAGGTAA